The genomic DNA AGCCTCCTCGTCGTCGGACAGGCGAACACGATGCCGATCCAGATATTCAGCATCGCGGCATCGAAGAGAGCGACCCCGGAACTCTTCGCACTCGGGAGCTTCACGACCGTGATGTCGACGCTGTTGCTCGTCGGTGCGAGTCTCTTGATATTCTACGGCGGTCAGAAGTGACCGTCGGGTAAGCGTCTCGGTGCGGTCGATTCACCGTCGTGTGCGATCGGACCACCCGGTCCATTTCTCCGACACATTTATTATGTAGGTCTTTGTGGGATAGAATGTCGAACATATTGAGAGACTATGACAGAGAGTACTATTCGCATTGGCGCAGACGTCGGTGGAACGAATACCGACATTATCCTCGTCGACGGCACGAAAGAGCACACGTACAAGCTTCCGACGACTGACGATCCCTCGAAGTCGACTGCGGACGGGGTTCTCGAAGTCTGCGAGCGGGCCGGCATCGCCCCCGGGGAGGTCGACACCGTCCTGCACGGGACCACTGTCGGGACGAACGCCGTGATCGAGCACGAGGGTGCGAAGACCGGGATGATAACCACGGAGGGGTTCCGAGACACGGTCCACATCGGACGACACCGGAAGTCCCACACGTTCTCGGTACAACACGAAATAAAACACCAAAAGGAGCCGCTGGTGGAACGTCGCTACCGGAAAACGGTCGACGAGCGGATCTACCCGCCGGGGAAGGTCGTCGAGCCGTTAGACGAGTCCGAAGTACGCGAAGCGGCCGCGGAACTGGTCGAGGAGGGCGTCGAGTCCATCGCCGTCTGCTACCTCCACTCGTATCTGAACACGACACACGAGGATCGCACAAAAGAAATCATCCAGGAGGAGTTCCCCGACGTCTTCGTCTCGACGTCGAACGAAGTCGTGGCGCAGTTCCGCGAATACGAACGCTTCTCGACGACGGCGATAAACGCACGCATCGCGCCCGTGATGTCGAGTTACCTGAACCGGTTACAGGAGCGGCTCGACGACTACGGGTTCGAGGACGCGGACGTGCTCATCATGCAGTCCAACGGCGGCGTGGCCAGTATCAGAGAAGCCAGTCAGCGGCCGGTGACGACCCTCCTCTCCGGGCCCGCAGCCGGTGTACTCTCCGGGCAGTACACGGGGAAATCGACCGACGAAGAGAAGATCATCACGTTCGATATGGGCGGGACGAGTGCGGACATTTCGGTCTTGCCCGGACGTCTCTTAGAGCGGGATCCGCGCGATAGCGAGATCGGCGAGTACCCCGCCATCACACCGATGCTGGACATCGAAGCCATCGGTAGCGGGGGCGGCTCCATCGCGTGGTTCGATCAGGCGCAGGGGTTCAACGTCGGACCGAAGAGCGCCGGAGCCAACCCGGGGCCCGCGTGTTACGGGCGGGGGAACGACGAACCGACCATCGCCGATGCGCAGGTCGTGCTCGGGCGCATCGATCCGGAGACCTTCCTGGGTGGCGAACTCGACATCGACCCCAGCCTCTCCGAGCAGGCGATCGAGGAGAAGCTGGTCGATGCGGTCGATCAGGAGCGGTTCAGCACCGTCGAGAAAGCGGCGCTCGCCGTGCTCGACGTCGCGAACAGCAACATGTACCAGTCGGTTCGCGAGCAGACGATGCAGCGGGGGTACGACCCCCGCGACTACTCGCTCGTCGGGTTCGGTGGAGCGGGCCCGATGCACTCGGTCGACCTCGCCGAATCGCTCGAGAGTTCCAAGGTCCTGATTCCGCCGTCTCCCGGGATCGGCTCCGCGCGGGGGCTCATGACCGGGGACATTCAGTACGACAACCAGGTCACGCTGAGCAAGCGGCTGGAGAACGTCGAGGCGGACGAGCTCGAAGACCGTATCGAATCGCTGACGCAGCGCGGAGCCGATCAGTTGCGCTCCGACGGAATCGACGTCGAGGAGGACGCGGTCTTCCGGAAGTCGATCGACTGCCTGTACGAGGGACAGGGCTACGAGCTCAACATCGAATACACGGGGACCGACGGCGACTGGCGCTCCCGAATTCGAGAGCAGTTCGAAGAGAAGCACGAACAGGAGTACGGGCACTACTTCGAGAACGATCCCGTCGAGGTCTTGAACCTCCGCGTCGCCGCGTCGGCCGACAGCGTGGAGTACGATCCCGTCGAGATCGAGAGCGGGTCCGAAGACCCCTCGCACGCCGAAACGAAGTCGCATCCCGTCTACTTCGGGACGTCGCTCGAGCCCGAGGAATACGAGACGCCGAGGTACGCACGCGAGGAACTCCGGGCGGGGAACGTGATCGACGGCCCCGCTATCGTCGACGAGTTCGACAGCACCGTCGTCATCAACCCCGAGTGGGAGGCGGAGGTGCTCCCGAGCGGAACGCTCCGGATCACCCGCTGAGGGACGAACCGCCGTCCGGTCGAGACCGCGGTCCCGTCACTCCGGGATCGGCTCCGATACAGTAGCGTTTGCAAGTCTTCACTCACTCGACCGTTCGACGGCATACGATCGGATGAGTAATCAGTTGCAAACGCTACTGTAGTTCGATCACACGGCGACGATACATATGCCCAGATACCCCGACGACGCACCCGAGTATACGTTCCGGTGTGAGGACTGTGGCGCCGTCATTCCGCCCTTTCAGGGCCTGTACTGGATCAGCGATCGTCGCGAACGAGACGGAGAGACGATCGACCTCCCGCGTTGCCCCGAGTGTGGCGCACACGAGATAAGCGCCGTACGGGATCACTGACCGATCACGGCGATAGCTGATCGGTACTCCGCCGTTCGCACGCGTTTCTGCGCTCGGCCATGTAACCGTCCGTGGCTGACTGCGAATACGTCGTTGGGCCAAACATTTATTACGATGTACCGAGGGATAGAACCCGTATCGATGGAGCCGAACCCGTCAGCCCAGTCGCGGCGTTTTCCCGAAGAAGCCGAGAGTTCGATCAGGTTTCCCCACGCGAATATAACGGCGGTCGACGCGATCTCGGACGTGTTCAGATCGACGGTCGGCCCCCGGTCGATGGACGTGTTGGTACTCGACACTTCCGCTGCGGGCGACAGCGACGACGCGGGGGTAGCCGTCGACGAGTACGCCGTGACCGGAGACGGGGCACGCCTCCTGCAGTCCCTCTCGGTCGAACACCCCGTCGGTGAACTACTGGAGCGGTCCATCGGTCCGTACCGACCGGGTGACACGGACATCGACGGGAAAGACGTCTTCGACGGCGTCGGCTCGAAGGTCGTATTTGCGAGCGAACTGCTCGCGAACTCCCTCGGCCTGCTGGAACGGGGAGTGCACCCACAGGAGATCGTCAGCGGATACCGCTCGGGTCTCGCCGTGGTCGAGGAGACGCTTCGCTCCGCCAGCGTCACACCGGAGACAGACGGGCGGGTTTCTGCCGCCGACGCGGCCCGGACGGCGCTTACGGGGAACGACTTCGGAAGGATGCGGGAGGAACTCGCGGAACTCGCCGCGACTGCTGCTCGGGAGATAGGGGAACCGAACGAGCGTTCGTTCGACGTCACGACGGTGCGGCACGGCTCGATCCGCGATAGCCGTCTGATCGAGGGGACAGTCCTCGACCGCAATACCGTGGTTCACCGGGAGATGCCTCGACGCGTCGAGGACGCCAACGTGTTACTGCTGGGCGGCCACGACCAGGGCGGACTACAGGATCCGGACGTCGTGGACGACTTCGAGGTCCAACTGGAATCACCGGACGCGCTCGGCGCGTTCGAACGAACGGCGGCGAACGAGCGGCGGGAACTCGTCGACCGGATCGTCCGGGTCGGTGCCGACGTCGTCCTCACGCAGATGGGCATAAACAGTCATTACCAGCAGCTGTTGGCCGATCGGGGAATAATGGCGATTCGACGCGTCCATCCCCGCAACCTCCAGCGGTTGTCCCTGGCGACCGGAGCGACCGTCGTGAAGCACAACGACGATGTCGGGCCGGAGCATCTCGGTCGCTGCGGCACCGTCGTCGAGCGAGAGATCGAACAGCGAAAGCACCGGAGAAAACACAGGCGTATCGTCGTGTTCGAGGGGTGTACCGATCCCGACTCGGTCACGATGCTGCTGTGTGGAACGTTCGGACAGCTCGAATCGCAAGCGCCACGTGAGGTCCGGAAGGCCGTACTGGCGGCCGCACAGTCTATGAGGGACGGACCGTCCGAAGGCGTCGTTCCGGGCGGCGGAGCTACGGAGACGGCGATCGCACGTCGAATTAGGCAGGAAGCACAAACACGGGGCTCGAAAAGCCAGCTCGCGATGAACGAGTACGCCGCAGCGCTCGAAGGGCTGGTCAAAACGCTCGTCGAAAACGCCGGACTGGATCCGCTGGCCACCGTCACGGACCTTCGGACAGCGAACCGAACGAACGCGAACGTCGGTGTCGTCCTTCCCGACGGAGAGATCACCGACACGCTCGAAGCCGGAGTCGTCGATACGGCTGCAACGAAGAAGGAGGTCTACAGGAGCGGCACCGACCTCGCGACGTCGATCCTCCGCGTCGACGACGCGTTGGATGCGACGTTCGAGGGGAAAACGGTGGACACGGGCGAAGCGATCCACCGAGAGCCGGCGGAGCGACACCGGGAGTACGTCGAAGACGCCGATTCTCGAACGATCTGGGAGTGATCTCCGGAGGGCGGGTCGTCAGCGGCGGGGACTCGAAAACGCATTAGGCGGCTATCCGCGGGCGAGTTCGGTGATGTCCACTCGGCGAAGAGAGAGGTAGACGATCCCGAATATGACGACCAAGAGCGTGAGCGAGAGCGCGGCGGCAGCGGGGTAGTCCAGCCCCTGGTTCACCGTCGTGTAAATCAGCGTGGAAATCGTGCTGCTCCCGCCACTGAGAAACTGCGGGACGGCGAAGTTTCCGATCGAGAGGACGAACACGAAGATCGAGCCGATCACCACGCCCGGGAGGCTGAGCGGCCACGTCACGTTTCTGAACGTCGCTACCGGGCCGCCTCGAAGCGTTTCCGAGGCGTCGAGCAACCCCTCGTCGACCTGTGTGAGCGCGATGTAGATCGGAGCAGCCATAAAGACCACGTAATTCTGTAGGTACCCCAGGATCTGCGAGACGGGTGAAAAAAGCAGCCAGGAGAGCGGTTGGTCGATGATGCCGACCAGGAGAAGCACCTGGTTGATCACGCCCTCTTTGCCGAGAACCGGAATCCACCCCAGGGTCCGAATGACCCCCGAGGTCCAGAACGGGATGATGAGGAACAACAGGAGGATGATGCCGCCGTTCTGACTGGTGTAAAAACGAAGGTAGTACGCCAGCGGGTACCCGAAGACGAGGGTGAGAAGCGTCACGACCGCGCCGGTGAGAAGCGTTTCGAGGAACACCTCACGGATCGTAGCGGACGTAGCCACGTTGATCCAGGGCTCCAGCGTGAGGGTGTGCTGCACCGAGAACGAACTGTAGGTGAGAACACTGTAGTAGCTGATAACGCCGAGCGGAATCAGCAGGAATACGCCGAACCAGAGCAGCGAGGGCCCGGCGAGCAGGTAGGACTCGTGTATCGATACGGAATCTCGTGATATCTTGCTCATAGTGTGTTGTCTGAATGTCTCGATCGTGCGACGCTCACGCGCTCTGGAACTCCTGCCAGCGGTCCAGCATGTACTCCGCGTTGTCGGGCCAGATCTGGAAGAACCCGATACGGTCGATCCGCTCTTCGATCGAACCGCAGTCCCGCTTCT from Halobellus limi includes the following:
- a CDS encoding hydantoinase/oxoprolinase family protein; its protein translation is MTESTIRIGADVGGTNTDIILVDGTKEHTYKLPTTDDPSKSTADGVLEVCERAGIAPGEVDTVLHGTTVGTNAVIEHEGAKTGMITTEGFRDTVHIGRHRKSHTFSVQHEIKHQKEPLVERRYRKTVDERIYPPGKVVEPLDESEVREAAAELVEEGVESIAVCYLHSYLNTTHEDRTKEIIQEEFPDVFVSTSNEVVAQFREYERFSTTAINARIAPVMSSYLNRLQERLDDYGFEDADVLIMQSNGGVASIREASQRPVTTLLSGPAAGVLSGQYTGKSTDEEKIITFDMGGTSADISVLPGRLLERDPRDSEIGEYPAITPMLDIEAIGSGGGSIAWFDQAQGFNVGPKSAGANPGPACYGRGNDEPTIADAQVVLGRIDPETFLGGELDIDPSLSEQAIEEKLVDAVDQERFSTVEKAALAVLDVANSNMYQSVREQTMQRGYDPRDYSLVGFGGAGPMHSVDLAESLESSKVLIPPSPGIGSARGLMTGDIQYDNQVTLSKRLENVEADELEDRIESLTQRGADQLRSDGIDVEEDAVFRKSIDCLYEGQGYELNIEYTGTDGDWRSRIREQFEEKHEQEYGHYFENDPVEVLNLRVAASADSVEYDPVEIESGSEDPSHAETKSHPVYFGTSLEPEEYETPRYAREELRAGNVIDGPAIVDEFDSTVVINPEWEAEVLPSGTLRITR
- a CDS encoding TCP-1/cpn60 chaperonin family protein is translated as MEPNPSAQSRRFPEEAESSIRFPHANITAVDAISDVFRSTVGPRSMDVLVLDTSAAGDSDDAGVAVDEYAVTGDGARLLQSLSVEHPVGELLERSIGPYRPGDTDIDGKDVFDGVGSKVVFASELLANSLGLLERGVHPQEIVSGYRSGLAVVEETLRSASVTPETDGRVSAADAARTALTGNDFGRMREELAELAATAAREIGEPNERSFDVTTVRHGSIRDSRLIEGTVLDRNTVVHREMPRRVEDANVLLLGGHDQGGLQDPDVVDDFEVQLESPDALGAFERTAANERRELVDRIVRVGADVVLTQMGINSHYQQLLADRGIMAIRRVHPRNLQRLSLATGATVVKHNDDVGPEHLGRCGTVVEREIEQRKHRRKHRRIVVFEGCTDPDSVTMLLCGTFGQLESQAPREVRKAVLAAAQSMRDGPSEGVVPGGGATETAIARRIRQEAQTRGSKSQLAMNEYAAALEGLVKTLVENAGLDPLATVTDLRTANRTNANVGVVLPDGEITDTLEAGVVDTAATKKEVYRSGTDLATSILRVDDALDATFEGKTVDTGEAIHREPAERHREYVEDADSRTIWE
- a CDS encoding ABC transporter permease, producing MSKISRDSVSIHESYLLAGPSLLWFGVFLLIPLGVISYYSVLTYSSFSVQHTLTLEPWINVATSATIREVFLETLLTGAVVTLLTLVFGYPLAYYLRFYTSQNGGIILLLFLIIPFWTSGVIRTLGWIPVLGKEGVINQVLLLVGIIDQPLSWLLFSPVSQILGYLQNYVVFMAAPIYIALTQVDEGLLDASETLRGGPVATFRNVTWPLSLPGVVIGSIFVFVLSIGNFAVPQFLSGGSSTISTLIYTTVNQGLDYPAAAALSLTLLVVIFGIVYLSLRRVDITELARG